CCCGTGCAGTAGTGCAACGCATGGGCGACTCGTGAAAGACCAAGTAGCAAGCTACCTCAATGGGCTTTCTGTCTTaaaaatagagttaatatcGTGTGAGCCGATGGCCCACATATCagatattaaactgataagaacaCATACTACACTTGATCTTAGCCAAAAGGCCGAGAAAGGTATGATTTGAAAGTAATGCTCGGCTTTTTATTTATACTACCAAGGTTATGACCAACTATCTTTAACTTGTCGATGTGGGACTTTAGATAATAAGATTCTTTACACAATCTATGTGCAAAGTAAACCGCCTATTTTTAAAGACAATATCTATTTGCTCAAGCTGCATCCAGAATGTTCAACGCtctttaaacaaaacataaagaaacaGCAGTTTCTAAACACGCAATGCCAAACCAAACGTAGCCCTGTGAATGAGTTGTAGACCCTTCTCTACTCTCCCATGCCAAACCAATCCCAGGATATCGTATAATCCCCCATCAGTTTCTTTCTGAACTATATAAGCCAGTTGAATAGCTGTGTAGGCAACCATTTTACACAAGACTCGaactaaaaaagagaaaaccatCTTGTTGATTCACAGGTATGCCCTTATCACGTCTTATCAATATCATgccaatccattttttttttttaattgcattaATCACCACAGCCCACTTACTATAAGATCTCGTGTGTTGTGTTCATAGAAAAGGACTTACCTTTGTTGATGCAAAACCATATcacaatttaaatataaagagCCTCACCAAGGCAATAGACCTGAGAAGTAACTCAGTAAGACCACAGAACTcataagacaaacaaaacattcatttttgccaaaattttaggaccaaacaaaaatacatcAGATTGTAGCCATACGCACGCTGTTTACTAAAACAGCTTTGGATCAACCCAACACAACGTTGTCGTTTGTACTttgtccaaaagaaaaagactaaaacCACAATCCAAATCCGGATTAGTCGCCGTCACGATTCCATCATTGATGACGTCTACATGTAATCACACATCTGTAGATAAGGGCCTGGATACATCCCAATAGCAATCATTTTGACTTCCAAGAATGCAATCATTTTGACTGTTACTTTGACTTTCTTTTTGGTTCATATGTATTTAGTCCATTCTAATACTCTTCTCCACGTGCTCATTTACGTTCTAAAGTCAATAAGAAATCACGAAGCCACCAATAAAAATTATGTGCAactaaagatttttaaacattttataactGGAATATCTTTGGCAGACCAAAGAGAATTATTcgttttatttaacaaaatgtGACTTCTCGGTtaccaaaccaaagaaaatgcGACTGTTAGTAGTCTAGTCTATAATATCTTAacatgttgtgtgttgttgtccTTGTCAAACCAGCATTGCTGCTTCGATTTATTTGAATAGAGAGTTTTTAAAcgacttacttttttttttttgggtcaaataaaaaaagtcaaCTACTCTGAAaccttctttatttttttgcttataaatACATTACTCCATGAATACGTTACAAAAGATCTTACTCTCCTTCTCACATTTTCTAGGTGAACCaacaaaccaaccaaaacctaaaaattaaTCTCTACTTCGCTCTATCgtgttcttttctcttctcgACATACAACAATCCGAATAAGAAACATGAAGAGAGACCGGTCCGACTACGAAGAATCCGTGAAGCATATAGACATTGTGAAAAGTCTAATGATGTTATCTCAGAGTTTTGTTGTCAAGCAAATCGATGTAAAGCAATCTACCGGAAGCAAAACCAATCATAACAACCACTTCGAATGCAAAACGTGTAACCGGAAGTTTGATTCGTTCCAAGCTCTCGGAGGTCATAGAGCTAGCCACAAGAAACCTAAGATGAGCGTTGACCAAGAACAGGTGAAGCATCGTAACAATGAGAATGATATGCACAAGTGTTCAATCTGCGATCAAATTTTTGGTACCGGTCAAGCTCTAGGCGGTCATATGAGAAAGCATAGAGCGAGCATGATGACCGAACAATCGGTTATCccttcttctcttgtttattCCAGACCGGTTTTGAATCGATGCAGTAGCAGCAAGAAGATCTTGGACTTGAATCTAACTCCATTGGAGAATGATCTTGTGTTTATCTTTGGGAAGAATTTGGTTCCGCAAATTGATTTGAAGTTTGTGAATTAGTAggctttttcatttatttaatttttgtaaattttctatCTTGCCAAACATTATCTCATTCTTTATGTCATGTATGTAAAACACAATTTGTTTGAATAAATCATTTGAATTCTTTCAATGACTGATAAAATATTAATCGTTAAAACAGGACTATTTTCGAACCTACACCAAACACACCCATTCACAATAAAACAGATTTCAATTTAAGGCTTCGGTAAACACTTAATTCCTAACATACGAGACCACGCTCCCTCACCAAAACCTTTTAACATGGATGGTATAAAAGTCGTACCAGTTTCAGAGTATAATTcaataagaagaagatcatTGGTGTGCTACTGATAAACTGATATATTAGATGTCAGAGAATCCATCCCGGAAAATATGGAATTCGAATTGTGTCCTTCAGACACTATACCATTAGGAGGAAAGAGAGAATTTCAAAGAATACGTAGAAACACCACCATCTcataaaagcaaaagaagattgatttcttttcctttttttttttgttctttccaaaggtaaaaaaaaataccatatgTCTCTTTTCACTAGCTGGATTCTTGATGGCCAGCCGCAACATGCTGATTTCTGAGTAGCTTGCGATGTTCCTGCACCTTGGTCCGATTggttgattttgattgtttgtggCTACAAAATGATAAGAACAATCCGGCCATGTTAAAATCGTTGATACACACCGTAATCGTGATTTTACACAATACTTCAGGGATTTATCTTGGGATACTAAAGCTCTAAACTTGTTACTCTATAGATCCTAATTGCaatgtatgatgatgatgatgagggtgaaaataaaatctaaagctCAAACGTACCTCAGCCTTTGCATCAGTATCTgcaagtctttgcttaatgtcTTTAGCAATTGAGAAGAAAACTTCTTCAACGTTTAAGTTAGTCTTGGCACTCTGCAAGAGAAAACTCATCGAggtgaaccaaatcaaaatcatacgaTTAGTAGGAGAAAAATTCAAATCGAGAACCACAACGTACAGTCTCGAAAAACTTGATTCCGTATTCATCTGCAAGAGCTTGGCCCTTAGATGTTGGCACAGCctggagaaacaaaacaaatcggTGTATcagccaaagaaaaaaaagaaaaaaacaataaatagacTAGTAGGAAGATACAAGGGAAGGGTGAAAGAAAGACTGACTCTTTTGCTTTCATCCATATCAGCTTTGTTCCCAACTAAAAT
The sequence above is drawn from the Camelina sativa cultivar DH55 chromosome 4, Cs, whole genome shotgun sequence genome and encodes:
- the LOC104781218 gene encoding zinc finger protein ZAT11-like, with the translated sequence MKRDRSDYEESVKHIDIVKSLMMLSQSFVVKQIDVKQSTGSKTNHNNHFECKTCNRKFDSFQALGGHRASHKKPKMSVDQEQVKHRNNENDMHKCSICDQIFGTGQALGGHMRKHRASMMTEQSVIPSSLVYSRPVLNRCSSSKKILDLNLTPLENDLVFIFGKNLVPQIDLKFVN
- the LOC104781219 gene encoding ras-related protein RABE1a → MAAPPSRARADYDYLIKLLLIGDSGVGKSCLLLRFSDGSFTTSFITTIGIDFKIRTIELDGKRIKLQIWDTAGQERFRTITTAYYRGAMGILLVYDVTDESSFNNIRNWIRNIEQHASDNVNKILVGNKADMDESKRAVPTSKGQALADEYGIKFFETSAKTNLNVEEVFFSIAKDIKQRLADTDAKAEPQTIKINQSDQGAGTSQATQKSACCGWPSRIQLVKRDIWYFFLPLERTKKKRKRNQSSFAFMRWWCFYVFFEILSFLLMV